In Erigeron canadensis isolate Cc75 chromosome 7, C_canadensis_v1, whole genome shotgun sequence, one DNA window encodes the following:
- the LOC122607766 gene encoding transcription factor BIM1-like isoform X1 — translation MELSQPRPAFGTTTTQGRKPTHDFLSLYSPAHQDPSSVTTTASPSGGYLETHDFLQPLERVENNVAREGTKIEEPTIGKSLPPAAPTAVEHILPGGIGTYSISHISCINQTQRLPKPEGVLNTGAHSSGSDKNDENSNCSSYTGSGFSLWEESAVKGKTGKENIAGNRHTIREGGMKIGGVPWMASMERPSQSSSAHNHPSATISSRSSSRPSAQKNPSFVDMLKSAKITQDDEDDEEEVFAIKKEPSSHYKGVLSVKVDTAHHDQKPNTPRSKHSATEQRRRSKINDRFSTLRELIPHGDQKRDKASFLLEVIEYIQFLQEKVHKYEDSCRGWNNEQPKVVPWNNSQRLTEGFVDQPQVQNRVSGPTLINKGCAALNVPKKGQNLLDSDLSSHESTKDIGQHPQLTNKGSPFPSPLQPNIYSPGCGSTSIAAPLPSTMPSDTDNAAAAQLLQSRSCTTDCTVAGDKLNDQELTIESGTISISAIYSQGLLTTLTQALQSSGVDLSQAQISVQIELGKRANASAHNFSTPMLKKPEVPPIEETLGRSRLSSTREENDKSLKRFKTSQN, via the exons ATGGAGCTTTCTCAACCTCGTCCGGCCTTTGGAACAACCACCACTCAAG GTAGGAAACCAACGCATGACTTTCTTTCACTTTATTCACCTGCTCACCAAGATCCATCTTCTGTTACTACTACTGCTTCTCCCtctg GTGGCTATCTTGAAACACATGACTTTTTGCAACCACTTGAACGTGTCGAAAACAATGTCGCTAGAGAAGGAACTAAAATCGAGGAACCAACGATAGGGAAGTCGCTCCCACCAGCTGCACCAACTGCAGTCGAACACATTCTACCAGGCGGGATCGGGACTTATAGTATTAGTCACATTTCTTGTATTAATCAAACACAAAGGTTGCCAAAGCCTGAAGGGGTGTTGAACACGGGTGCACATTCAAGTGGTAGTGATAAAAACGACGAAAATTCAAATTGCAGCTCTTACACTGGAAGTGGTTTCTCACTTTGGGAAGAGTCTGCAGTTAAGGGAAAGACAGGGAAGGAGAATATTGCAGGAAATCGGCATACGATTAGAG AAGGGGGCATGAAGATAGGAGGAGTTCCATGGATGGCATCCATGGAGAGGCCATCACAGTCGTCATCAGCCCATAACCATCCATCCGCAACCATCAGTTCTCGTTCCTCTTCTCG TCCATCAGCCCAGAAGAATCCAAGTTTTGTTGATATGTTAAAGTCTGCAAAAATTACTCAAGACGACgaggatgatgaagaagaagtgttTGCTATCAAGAAAGAACCATCCTCGCACTACAAAG GTGTTTTGTCTGTTAAAGTAGACACAGCACACCATGATCAAAAGCCCAATACCCCACGTTCAAAGCATTCTGCTACCGAGCAACGTAGAAGAAGCAAAATTAATGACAG ATTTTCAACGTTGAGAGAACTCATTCCTCATGGTGATCAAAAGAGAGATAAAGCATCATTTTTACTAGAG GTTATTGAATACATTCAGTTTCTACAAGAGAAAGTGCACAAGTATGAGGATTCATGTCGTGGATGGAACAACGAACAACCTAAAGTGGTCCCATGG AACAACAGCCAAAGACTAACAGAAGGATTTGTTGATCAACCGCAAGTCCAAAACCGTGTGTCTGGACCAACATTGATCAATAAGGGTTGTGCTGCATTAAACGTTCCCAAAAAGGGGCAAAACCTATTAGATTCTGACTTGAGTTCCCATGAAAGCACAAAGGATATTGGTCAACACCCTCAGTTGACCAATAAAGGATCACCTTTCCCTTCACCGTTGCAGCCGAACATATATTCTCCTGGTTGTGGAAGCACCAGCATCGCTGCACCACTTCCTTCAACTATGCCATCTGATACAGATAATGCAGCAGCAGCCCAGTTATTGCAGAGTAGGTCATGTACAACCGACTGCACTGTTGCTGGTGACAAGTTGAATGATCAGGAACTAACAATTGAAAGTGGAACAATTAGTATCTCAGCCATCTACTCTCAAGg GTTATTAACTACGTTAACCCAAGCACTACAAAGCTCTGGTGTGGACTTATCACAAGCTCAAATCTCAGTACAAATTGAACTGGGAAAAAGAGCGAACGCTAGTGCTCATAACTTTTCAACACCTATGCTTaag AAACCTGAAGTTCCTCCCATTGAGGAAACGTTGGGACGTTCTAGACTTTCCAGTACACGGGAGGAGAACGACAAGTCGCTGAAGAGGTTTAAGACAAgccaaaactaa
- the LOC122607766 gene encoding transcription factor BIM1-like isoform X2 — protein sequence MELSQPRPAFGTTTTQGRKPTHDFLSLYSPAHQDPSSVTTTASPSGGYLETHDFLQPLERVENNVAREGTKIEEPTIGKSLPPAAPTAVEHILPGGIGTYSISHISCINQTQRLPKPEGVLNTGAHSSGSDKNDENSNCSSYTGSGFSLWEESAVKGKTGKENIAGNRHTIREGGMKIGGVPWMASMERPSQSSSAHNHPSATISSRSSSRPSAQKNPSFVDMLKSAKITQDDEDDEEEVFAIKKEPSSHYKDTAHHDQKPNTPRSKHSATEQRRRSKINDRFSTLRELIPHGDQKRDKASFLLEVIEYIQFLQEKVHKYEDSCRGWNNEQPKVVPWNNSQRLTEGFVDQPQVQNRVSGPTLINKGCAALNVPKKGQNLLDSDLSSHESTKDIGQHPQLTNKGSPFPSPLQPNIYSPGCGSTSIAAPLPSTMPSDTDNAAAAQLLQSRSCTTDCTVAGDKLNDQELTIESGTISISAIYSQGLLTTLTQALQSSGVDLSQAQISVQIELGKRANASAHNFSTPMLKKPEVPPIEETLGRSRLSSTREENDKSLKRFKTSQN from the exons ATGGAGCTTTCTCAACCTCGTCCGGCCTTTGGAACAACCACCACTCAAG GTAGGAAACCAACGCATGACTTTCTTTCACTTTATTCACCTGCTCACCAAGATCCATCTTCTGTTACTACTACTGCTTCTCCCtctg GTGGCTATCTTGAAACACATGACTTTTTGCAACCACTTGAACGTGTCGAAAACAATGTCGCTAGAGAAGGAACTAAAATCGAGGAACCAACGATAGGGAAGTCGCTCCCACCAGCTGCACCAACTGCAGTCGAACACATTCTACCAGGCGGGATCGGGACTTATAGTATTAGTCACATTTCTTGTATTAATCAAACACAAAGGTTGCCAAAGCCTGAAGGGGTGTTGAACACGGGTGCACATTCAAGTGGTAGTGATAAAAACGACGAAAATTCAAATTGCAGCTCTTACACTGGAAGTGGTTTCTCACTTTGGGAAGAGTCTGCAGTTAAGGGAAAGACAGGGAAGGAGAATATTGCAGGAAATCGGCATACGATTAGAG AAGGGGGCATGAAGATAGGAGGAGTTCCATGGATGGCATCCATGGAGAGGCCATCACAGTCGTCATCAGCCCATAACCATCCATCCGCAACCATCAGTTCTCGTTCCTCTTCTCG TCCATCAGCCCAGAAGAATCCAAGTTTTGTTGATATGTTAAAGTCTGCAAAAATTACTCAAGACGACgaggatgatgaagaagaagtgttTGCTATCAAGAAAGAACCATCCTCGCACTACAAAG ACACAGCACACCATGATCAAAAGCCCAATACCCCACGTTCAAAGCATTCTGCTACCGAGCAACGTAGAAGAAGCAAAATTAATGACAG ATTTTCAACGTTGAGAGAACTCATTCCTCATGGTGATCAAAAGAGAGATAAAGCATCATTTTTACTAGAG GTTATTGAATACATTCAGTTTCTACAAGAGAAAGTGCACAAGTATGAGGATTCATGTCGTGGATGGAACAACGAACAACCTAAAGTGGTCCCATGG AACAACAGCCAAAGACTAACAGAAGGATTTGTTGATCAACCGCAAGTCCAAAACCGTGTGTCTGGACCAACATTGATCAATAAGGGTTGTGCTGCATTAAACGTTCCCAAAAAGGGGCAAAACCTATTAGATTCTGACTTGAGTTCCCATGAAAGCACAAAGGATATTGGTCAACACCCTCAGTTGACCAATAAAGGATCACCTTTCCCTTCACCGTTGCAGCCGAACATATATTCTCCTGGTTGTGGAAGCACCAGCATCGCTGCACCACTTCCTTCAACTATGCCATCTGATACAGATAATGCAGCAGCAGCCCAGTTATTGCAGAGTAGGTCATGTACAACCGACTGCACTGTTGCTGGTGACAAGTTGAATGATCAGGAACTAACAATTGAAAGTGGAACAATTAGTATCTCAGCCATCTACTCTCAAGg GTTATTAACTACGTTAACCCAAGCACTACAAAGCTCTGGTGTGGACTTATCACAAGCTCAAATCTCAGTACAAATTGAACTGGGAAAAAGAGCGAACGCTAGTGCTCATAACTTTTCAACACCTATGCTTaag AAACCTGAAGTTCCTCCCATTGAGGAAACGTTGGGACGTTCTAGACTTTCCAGTACACGGGAGGAGAACGACAAGTCGCTGAAGAGGTTTAAGACAAgccaaaactaa
- the LOC122607896 gene encoding rhamnogalacturonan I rhamnosyltransferase 1-like isoform X2: protein MNGIDMKNRIGIRIKEMGWKTIGNGNNKIEKIKANAKKYPKVKIWIIRGTTMVLLWTCLVQLTALGDTWGPRVLKGWPSSSSFTKDSHSLDVKLLPSVPAKVLPPKRVYQNNGYLMVSCNGGLNQMRSAICDMVAIARFLNVTLIVPELDKTSFWADPSEFEDIFDVNHFITSLRDEVRILKQLPPRLQKRVELGFVHTMPPVSWSDISYYHNQILPLIKKFKVVHLNRTDARLANNGQPLDLQKLRCRVNFNALRFTPQIEYLSRRVVHLLRQKGPFLVLHLRYEMDMLAFSGCTQGCNLDEVEELTRMRYAYPWWKEKIINSELKRKDGEIYGGHRRLAGLQAAFPKLVRKETLLGADDLQFFQNHSSQMAALDYLVSLESDIFIPTYDGNMAKVVEGHRRYLGFKKTILLNRKLIVELIDQYTNGALGWDEFSSAIKDAHAARMGSPKKRVVIPDRPKEEDYFYANPEECLKPLETEPLNIL, encoded by the exons atgaaTGGAATAGATATGAAAAACAGAATAGGAATTAGGATAAAAGAAATGGGATGGAAAACAATAGGAAATGGGaacaataaaatagaaaaaataaaagcaaaTGCAAAAAAATATCCAAAAGTGAAAATATGGATAATAAGAGGAACAACAATGGTGTTATTATGGACATGTTTAGTACAATTAACAGCATTAGGTGATACATGGGGACCAAGAGTTTTAAAAGGGTGgccttcttcttcatcattcacTAAAGATTCTCATTCTTTAGATGTCAAGCTTTTGCCTTCTGTTCCTGCCAAGGTTCTTCCTCCTAAAA GGGTTTACCAAAACAATGGCTACCTAATGGTATCATGTAATGGAGGACTCAATCAAATGCGCTCTGCA ATTTGTGATATGGTTGCAATTGCGAGATTTTTGAATGTGACACTTATTGTTCCTGAGTTGGATAAAACGTCTTTTTGGGCTGATCCAAG TGAGTTTGAAGATATTTTTGATGTTAATCATTTCATTACATCTTTGAGAGACGAGGTTCGAATACTCAAGCAGCTTCCTCCTAGACTTCAAAAGAGAGTTGAATTAGGATTCGTACATACTATGCCACCTGTTAGCTGGTCTGATATTTCATATTATCATAACCAg ATTCTTCCTTTGATTAAAAAGTTCAAGGTTGTGCATCTGAACAGAACCGATGCCCGCCTCGCCAATAATGGTCAACCCCTTGACCTCCAGAAACTTAGGTGTCGAGTAAATTTTAATGCCCTGAGATTTACACCTCAGATAGAATATTTGAGTAGGCGTGTTGTACACCTTTTGAGACAAAAGGGGCCATTTCTTGTACTTCATTTAAGATACGAAATGGACATGTTAGCGTTTTCTGGATGTACACAAGGATGCAACCTTGATGAGGTGGAAGAGTTGACTAGAATGAG ATATGCATACCCTTGGTGGAAAGAGAAGATTATAAACTCAGAACTAAAAAGAAAAGACG GTGAAATATATGGCGGTCATAGGAGATTGGCGGGTCTACAAGCGGCTTTTCCAAAGCTG GTAAGAAAAGAGACTTTACTAGGAGCAGATGACCttcaattttttcaaaaccATTCTTCACAAATGGCAGCACTGGACTATCTCGTTTCATTGGAAAGTGACATTTTTATTCCTACATATGATGGAAACATGGCAAAAGTTGTAGAAGGTCATCGAAG ATATTTAGGTTTCAAGAAAACGATATTATTGAATAGAAAGCTTATAGTTGAACTTATAGACCAATACACAAATGGTGCATTGGGTTGGGATGAATTCTCAAGTGCTATAAAGGATGCACATGCTGCACGCATGGGCAGCCCAAAAAAACGAGTGGTTATCCCAGATAGACCTAAAGAAGAAGATTACTTCTATGCAAATCCGGAAGAATGCTTGAAGCCTTTAGAGACTGAACCTCTGAACATCCTATAA
- the LOC122607896 gene encoding rhamnogalacturonan I rhamnosyltransferase 1-like isoform X1, whose amino-acid sequence MNGIDMKNRIGIRIKEMGWKTIGNGNNKIEKIKANAKKYPKVKIWIIRGTTMVLLWTCLVQLTALGDTWGPRVLKGWPSSSSFTKDSHSLDVKLLPSVPAKVLPPKRVYQNNGYLMVSCNGGLNQMRSAICDMVAIARFLNVTLIVPELDKTSFWADPSEFEDIFDVNHFITSLRDEVRILKQLPPRLQKRVELGFVHTMPPVSWSDISYYHNQILPLIKKFKVVHLNRTDARLANNGQPLDLQKLRCRVNFNALRFTPQIEYLSRRVVHLLRQKGPFLVLHLRYEMDMLAFSGCTQGCNLDEVEELTRMRYAYPWWKEKIINSELKRKDGLCPLTPEETALTLRALDIDSDIQIYVAAGEIYGGHRRLAGLQAAFPKLVRKETLLGADDLQFFQNHSSQMAALDYLVSLESDIFIPTYDGNMAKVVEGHRRYLGFKKTILLNRKLIVELIDQYTNGALGWDEFSSAIKDAHAARMGSPKKRVVIPDRPKEEDYFYANPEECLKPLETEPLNIL is encoded by the exons atgaaTGGAATAGATATGAAAAACAGAATAGGAATTAGGATAAAAGAAATGGGATGGAAAACAATAGGAAATGGGaacaataaaatagaaaaaataaaagcaaaTGCAAAAAAATATCCAAAAGTGAAAATATGGATAATAAGAGGAACAACAATGGTGTTATTATGGACATGTTTAGTACAATTAACAGCATTAGGTGATACATGGGGACCAAGAGTTTTAAAAGGGTGgccttcttcttcatcattcacTAAAGATTCTCATTCTTTAGATGTCAAGCTTTTGCCTTCTGTTCCTGCCAAGGTTCTTCCTCCTAAAA GGGTTTACCAAAACAATGGCTACCTAATGGTATCATGTAATGGAGGACTCAATCAAATGCGCTCTGCA ATTTGTGATATGGTTGCAATTGCGAGATTTTTGAATGTGACACTTATTGTTCCTGAGTTGGATAAAACGTCTTTTTGGGCTGATCCAAG TGAGTTTGAAGATATTTTTGATGTTAATCATTTCATTACATCTTTGAGAGACGAGGTTCGAATACTCAAGCAGCTTCCTCCTAGACTTCAAAAGAGAGTTGAATTAGGATTCGTACATACTATGCCACCTGTTAGCTGGTCTGATATTTCATATTATCATAACCAg ATTCTTCCTTTGATTAAAAAGTTCAAGGTTGTGCATCTGAACAGAACCGATGCCCGCCTCGCCAATAATGGTCAACCCCTTGACCTCCAGAAACTTAGGTGTCGAGTAAATTTTAATGCCCTGAGATTTACACCTCAGATAGAATATTTGAGTAGGCGTGTTGTACACCTTTTGAGACAAAAGGGGCCATTTCTTGTACTTCATTTAAGATACGAAATGGACATGTTAGCGTTTTCTGGATGTACACAAGGATGCAACCTTGATGAGGTGGAAGAGTTGACTAGAATGAG ATATGCATACCCTTGGTGGAAAGAGAAGATTATAAACTCAGAACTAAAAAGAAAAGACGGTCTGTGCCCTTTGACCCCCGAGGAAACTGCCCTTACTTTAAGGGCGCTTGACATTGATAGTGACATCCAAATTTACGTAGCCGCAGGTGAAATATATGGCGGTCATAGGAGATTGGCGGGTCTACAAGCGGCTTTTCCAAAGCTG GTAAGAAAAGAGACTTTACTAGGAGCAGATGACCttcaattttttcaaaaccATTCTTCACAAATGGCAGCACTGGACTATCTCGTTTCATTGGAAAGTGACATTTTTATTCCTACATATGATGGAAACATGGCAAAAGTTGTAGAAGGTCATCGAAG ATATTTAGGTTTCAAGAAAACGATATTATTGAATAGAAAGCTTATAGTTGAACTTATAGACCAATACACAAATGGTGCATTGGGTTGGGATGAATTCTCAAGTGCTATAAAGGATGCACATGCTGCACGCATGGGCAGCCCAAAAAAACGAGTGGTTATCCCAGATAGACCTAAAGAAGAAGATTACTTCTATGCAAATCCGGAAGAATGCTTGAAGCCTTTAGAGACTGAACCTCTGAACATCCTATAA